In the genome of Hymenobacter cellulosivorans, one region contains:
- a CDS encoding arabinan endo-1,5-alpha-L-arabinosidase has translation MCRNCLFGLLLVSGLLTNTPGAAQAQTPALIGAHDPVMIRQDGTYYMFGTGPGIAVWSSRDRQHWTPEQPVFAQAPAWAVQAVPGFKNHIWAPDISFHNGVYSLFYSVSAFGKNTSCIGLATNKTLNPKSPDYKWVDHGRVVQSVPGRDMWNAIDPNLIRDEAGRPWLTFGSFWEGIKLVQLRPDLTAPAQPEQWRTLARRPRDPKLNDSLPGDGAIEAPFIFRKNGFYYLFTSFDYCCRGPQSTYRIVVGRAKSVTGPYVDQAGVALDQGGGTPVLSGDKNWYGLGHNSVYSFDNQDYLVFHGYDAADKGHSKLRVEKLTWNAAGWPVVQP, from the coding sequence ATGTGTCGAAACTGCCTTTTCGGGCTGCTGTTGGTTAGTGGCTTGCTGACTAACACCCCCGGCGCGGCCCAGGCGCAAACCCCGGCTTTAATTGGGGCCCACGACCCGGTGATGATCCGGCAGGACGGCACCTACTACATGTTCGGCACCGGGCCAGGCATAGCGGTGTGGTCGTCGCGGGACCGGCAGCACTGGACGCCGGAGCAACCGGTGTTTGCCCAGGCACCGGCCTGGGCCGTGCAGGCCGTGCCCGGCTTCAAAAACCACATCTGGGCCCCGGACATTTCTTTTCACAACGGCGTGTATTCGCTGTTTTACTCGGTGTCGGCCTTTGGGAAAAACACGTCCTGCATCGGGCTGGCCACGAATAAAACCCTGAACCCGAAGTCGCCCGACTACAAGTGGGTGGACCACGGGCGGGTGGTGCAGTCGGTGCCGGGGCGCGACATGTGGAACGCCATTGACCCCAACCTGATTCGGGACGAAGCCGGCCGCCCCTGGCTCACGTTTGGCTCGTTCTGGGAAGGCATCAAGCTGGTCCAGCTGCGGCCCGACCTGACGGCCCCGGCCCAGCCCGAGCAGTGGCGCACCCTGGCCCGCCGCCCCCGTGACCCCAAGCTCAACGACTCCTTGCCCGGCGACGGTGCCATCGAAGCCCCCTTTATCTTCCGCAAAAACGGCTTTTACTACCTCTTTACTTCCTTCGACTACTGCTGCCGCGGCCCGCAGAGCACTTACCGCATCGTGGTGGGCCGGGCCAAGAGCGTGACTGGGCCCTACGTGGACCAGGCCGGCGTGGCCCTGGACCAGGGTGGCGGCACCCCGGTGTTGAGCGGCGACAAAAACTGGTACGGCCTGGGCCACAACTCGGTGTACAGCTTCGACAACCAGGACTACCTCGTCTTTCATGGCTACGATGCCGCTGACAAGGGCCACTCCAAGCTGCGGGTCGAAAAGCT
- a CDS encoding glycoside hydrolase family 43 protein, whose protein sequence is MHKTLLLTGLLLATGPVLLPSAARAQALPEPAAGNPIIKDKYTADPAALVYNGTVYLYAGHDEAPARQERYVMHEWLCYSSQDMVTWKEHPSPLNVKAFAWAKDDAWASQVIERNGKFYWYAAVEHSSIPGKAIGVAVADNPLGPFKDARGSALITNDMTTEAKISWDDIDPTVIVDDKGQAYLYWGNTICYWAKLKPNMTELDGPINKVTTLPKFTEAPWVHKRGNWYYLSYAYQFPEKIAYAMSRSIEGPWEFKGILNEVAGNSNTNHQAIIDFKGQSYFIYHNGSIPTDGGSFRRSVCIDRLEYNKDGTMKRVVMTTEGVKPVK, encoded by the coding sequence ATGCACAAAACTCTGCTCTTGACCGGCTTACTACTAGCTACTGGGCCCGTGCTGCTGCCTTCGGCGGCGCGGGCCCAGGCCCTACCCGAACCGGCAGCCGGCAATCCCATTATCAAGGACAAATACACCGCCGACCCCGCCGCGCTGGTCTACAACGGCACGGTCTACCTCTATGCGGGCCACGACGAGGCCCCGGCCCGGCAGGAGCGCTACGTGATGCACGAGTGGCTTTGCTACTCCTCCCAGGATATGGTGACCTGGAAAGAGCATCCGTCGCCGTTGAATGTCAAGGCTTTTGCCTGGGCCAAGGACGACGCCTGGGCCTCGCAGGTGATAGAGCGGAACGGCAAGTTTTACTGGTACGCCGCCGTGGAGCACAGCTCGATTCCGGGCAAAGCCATTGGCGTGGCCGTGGCCGACAACCCGCTTGGGCCGTTCAAAGACGCCCGGGGCTCAGCCCTGATTACCAACGACATGACCACCGAGGCCAAAATCAGCTGGGATGACATTGACCCCACGGTGATTGTCGACGACAAAGGCCAGGCCTACCTGTATTGGGGCAACACGATTTGCTACTGGGCCAAACTTAAGCCCAACATGACCGAGCTTGACGGGCCCATCAACAAGGTGACCACGCTGCCTAAGTTTACGGAGGCGCCCTGGGTGCACAAGCGGGGCAATTGGTACTACTTAAGCTACGCCTACCAGTTTCCCGAGAAAATTGCCTACGCCATGAGCCGCAGCATCGAGGGGCCCTGGGAGTTCAAAGGTATTCTGAACGAGGTGGCCGGCAATTCCAACACCAACCACCAGGCCATTATCGACTTCAAGGGCCAGTCCTACTTCATCTACCACAACGGCAGCATCCCGACCGACGGGGGCTCGTTTCGCCGCTCGGTCTGCATCGACAGGCTGGAGTACAATAAGGACGGCACGATGAAGCGTGTGGTGATGACGACCGAAGGCGTGAAGCCGGTCAAGTAG
- a CDS encoding alpha-L-arabinofuranosidase C-terminal domain-containing protein — protein MPTSFPTRFGRLASSVALSSLGLAPALAQTKPTAANTITVQVNKPGAPIAKTMYGLFFEDINFAADGGLYPELVKNKSFEIPGQHFIGWNAIRGAAALETYTVSSDKPISATNNHFVRLTAKTASPDAGLINEGFRGMGLKQDAEYTFSVYLRRGPGSVSGLNVTLEEEARSGAGPEAAPSGRVLAQTKISGLTADWKKYTVVLKSAGTAAKARLKLTLDGAGTLDMDVVTLFPKDTWNKRENGMRTDLVQLLKDMNPGFLRFPGGCIVEGRTLTERYQWKETIGDVASRVPLVNRWNMEFRHRSTPDYYQSFGLGFFEYFQLSEDIGAEPVPILNVGMACQFNSSELAPITAAGGPSANEGPAHNHADDDPTLETFIQDALDLIEFANGPVSSPWGAKRVAMGHPAPFNLKFIGIGNEQWGPQYLERYEPFAKAVKAKYPGINIVSSVGPSPDGDLFDKATKRLRELKAEVIDEHYYASPEWFRQNVGRYDNYPTTGSKIFAGEYAAQTVGIASPDNKNSWDAAISEAAFMTGLERNADKVIMASYAPLFAHVDAWQWTPDMIWFDNLRAYGTPNYYVQKMYSTNPGTTMLPVQRADNGKNGQDNLFSSAVADDKTGEIVVKLVNYSAEARLVAINLQGVKKLGKNGKATVLASSDLNAVNSLDKPQNVAPKDESFKVNSANVTYTLAPNSFTVLRIPGKR, from the coding sequence ATGCCCACCTCTTTTCCCACCCGATTCGGGCGGCTCGCCAGCAGCGTAGCCCTGTCTTCCCTGGGTCTGGCTCCGGCCCTGGCCCAAACCAAGCCCACCGCGGCCAACACGATTACCGTGCAGGTCAACAAGCCCGGGGCGCCCATCGCCAAGACCATGTACGGGCTGTTTTTCGAGGACATCAACTTTGCCGCCGACGGAGGCCTCTACCCCGAGCTGGTCAAGAACAAGTCGTTTGAGATTCCCGGGCAGCATTTTATCGGCTGGAACGCCATTCGCGGGGCCGCCGCGCTGGAGACTTATACCGTTAGCAGCGACAAGCCGATTAGCGCTACCAACAACCACTTCGTGCGCCTCACTGCCAAAACCGCCAGTCCCGATGCGGGCCTGATCAACGAAGGGTTTCGGGGCATGGGCCTCAAGCAGGACGCGGAATATACCTTCTCGGTATACCTGCGCCGCGGCCCCGGCAGCGTGAGTGGCCTGAACGTGACGCTGGAAGAGGAAGCCCGCAGCGGTGCCGGCCCCGAAGCCGCGCCCTCGGGCCGGGTGCTGGCCCAAACCAAGATTTCGGGCCTCACGGCCGATTGGAAGAAGTATACCGTGGTGCTCAAGTCGGCGGGCACGGCGGCCAAGGCCCGGCTCAAGCTGACCCTGGACGGAGCCGGCACCCTGGATATGGACGTGGTGACGCTGTTTCCGAAGGACACCTGGAACAAGCGCGAGAATGGAATGCGCACCGATTTGGTGCAGCTGCTCAAGGACATGAACCCGGGCTTTCTGCGCTTTCCCGGCGGCTGCATCGTGGAGGGCCGCACCCTGACCGAGCGCTACCAGTGGAAGGAAACCATCGGCGACGTGGCTTCCCGGGTGCCGCTGGTAAACCGCTGGAACATGGAATTCCGCCACCGCTCCACCCCAGATTATTACCAGTCGTTTGGCTTGGGCTTTTTCGAATACTTCCAGCTTTCGGAAGACATTGGCGCCGAGCCCGTCCCGATTCTGAACGTGGGCATGGCCTGCCAGTTCAATTCCTCGGAGCTGGCCCCGATTACGGCGGCCGGCGGACCCAGCGCGAACGAAGGGCCAGCCCACAACCACGCCGACGATGACCCGACGCTGGAAACCTTTATTCAGGACGCCCTGGATTTGATTGAGTTTGCCAACGGTCCGGTCAGCAGCCCCTGGGGCGCCAAGCGCGTTGCTATGGGCCACCCGGCACCGTTCAACCTCAAGTTTATCGGCATCGGCAACGAGCAGTGGGGCCCACAGTATTTGGAGCGCTACGAGCCGTTTGCCAAGGCCGTGAAGGCTAAGTACCCCGGTATCAACATTGTATCCAGCGTGGGCCCCAGCCCCGACGGGGACTTGTTTGACAAAGCCACTAAACGCCTGCGTGAGCTCAAGGCTGAGGTAATCGACGAGCACTACTATGCCAGCCCCGAGTGGTTTCGTCAGAACGTGGGCCGCTACGACAACTACCCGACCACCGGCTCTAAGATTTTTGCCGGCGAGTACGCCGCTCAGACCGTGGGCATTGCCAGCCCCGACAACAAAAACAGCTGGGACGCGGCCATTTCGGAAGCGGCCTTCATGACCGGCCTGGAGCGCAACGCCGACAAGGTGATTATGGCCTCCTACGCTCCGCTTTTCGCCCACGTCGATGCCTGGCAGTGGACGCCGGACATGATTTGGTTTGACAACCTGCGCGCCTATGGGACACCCAACTACTACGTGCAGAAAATGTACTCCACCAACCCCGGCACCACCATGCTGCCAGTGCAGCGCGCCGACAACGGCAAAAACGGGCAGGACAACCTGTTCAGCAGCGCCGTAGCCGACGACAAAACCGGGGAAATCGTGGTGAAGCTGGTCAACTACTCCGCCGAGGCTCGGCTGGTGGCCATCAACCTGCAGGGCGTGAAAAAGCTGGGCAAGAATGGCAAAGCCACCGTGCTGGCTTCCAGCGACCTGAACGCCGTCAACAGCCTGGATAAACCCCAGAACGTGGCGCCCAAGGATGAGTCGTTCAAGGTGAACTCGGCAAACGTGACGTACACCCTGGCTCCCAACTCCTTCACGGTGCTGCGGATTCCCGGCAAACGCTAA
- a CDS encoding LacI family DNA-binding transcriptional regulator: MAPRKKQAPAQIPTTPVSMADLARELGVSMTTISRALSDHHSIGPAMKQKVLKLAKKYNYQPNRLASALRKGKSQLIGIIVPYIEGRFFPSVVHGIETAASKAGYNVIICQSNEDVAQERRNLEILLSAQVAGILVSLSRTTLDVRHFEKVRSRGLPLVFFDRIVEGDNVNAVVLNDQEGGYVSTRHLLSQGCRRIAHLAGPQHLNIYKNRRQGYLDALREAGIAEDESLIYYADMSQEQGSAAMRQFLLLPEPPDAVFAAGDYSALGAMQEARRQGLRVPQDVAISGFSNETFTLITEPAMSTIDQRCEEMGQAAVRLLLEVIDAAGAPFTPRQVALRPELLVRNSSVRQPEPELVTKSYTSSFVP; the protein is encoded by the coding sequence ATGGCGCCCCGAAAAAAACAAGCCCCGGCCCAAATTCCTACCACACCCGTTTCCATGGCCGACCTGGCCCGGGAGCTAGGCGTATCGATGACTACCATTTCGCGGGCTCTGAGCGACCATCATAGTATTGGGCCGGCCATGAAGCAGAAGGTGCTCAAGCTGGCCAAGAAGTACAACTACCAGCCCAACCGGCTGGCCTCGGCGTTGCGCAAGGGCAAAAGCCAGCTCATCGGCATCATCGTGCCCTACATCGAGGGGCGGTTTTTTCCGTCGGTGGTGCACGGCATCGAAACGGCGGCCAGCAAAGCGGGCTACAACGTCATTATCTGCCAGTCGAACGAGGACGTGGCCCAGGAGCGGCGCAACCTCGAAATCCTGCTCAGCGCCCAGGTAGCGGGCATTCTCGTGTCGTTGTCGCGCACCACGCTCGACGTGCGCCACTTTGAGAAAGTGCGCAGCCGAGGGTTGCCGCTGGTGTTCTTCGACCGGATTGTGGAAGGTGACAACGTGAATGCCGTGGTGCTCAACGACCAGGAAGGTGGCTACGTTTCGACCCGGCACTTGCTGAGCCAGGGTTGCCGCCGCATTGCCCACTTGGCTGGCCCCCAGCACCTGAACATCTACAAAAACCGCCGCCAGGGCTACCTCGATGCCTTGCGGGAGGCCGGCATTGCCGAAGATGAATCCCTGATTTACTACGCCGACATGAGCCAGGAGCAGGGCAGCGCGGCCATGCGCCAGTTTCTGCTCCTGCCCGAGCCCCCCGACGCCGTGTTTGCCGCCGGCGACTACAGTGCCCTGGGGGCCATGCAGGAAGCCCGGCGCCAGGGCCTGCGCGTGCCCCAGGACGTGGCCATTTCCGGGTTCAGCAACGAGACCTTTACGCTTATCACCGAACCGGCCATGTCCACCATTGACCAGCGCTGTGAGGAAATGGGGCAGGCCGCCGTGCGCCTGCTGCTGGAAGTAATTGATGCGGCCGGCGCGCCATTTACGCCCCGGCAGGTGGCGCTGCGGCCCGAGCTGCTGGTGCGCAACTCTTCCGTGCGCCAGCCCGAGCCGGAGCTGGTGACCAAAAGCTACACCAGCTCCTTCGTGCCGTAA
- a CDS encoding NCS1 family nucleobase:cation symporter-1: MNTALPRTAPVADPGLSSEDLAPIAPAERRWGTGNYAALWISMSLCIPTYMLASSLIEGGMNWWQALLTIFLGNTIVLVPMLLNGRAGAKYGIPFPVLARASFGVRGANIPALLRALIACGWFGIQTWIGGYALYQMGVLWLPGLATLPAVFPASWALATGPAITFVLFWLLNMYVVHLGVESIRKLLVFKAFFLPVAALALLWWAIAAGHGLGPILAQPSKFTSSAAFWAFFFPSLTGMVGFWATLSLNIPDFTRYAVSQRAQLLGQALGLPSSMTVFSFVGVVVTSATFVIYGKTIWDPVVLAGKFDSKLLVSVAMLAVALSTLATNIAANIVSPANDFANVSPERISFKTGGYITGVLGLLIFPWKLIADPSGYIFTWLVGYSGLLGPIGGIMLADYYLLRKEHLDVPELYQYQGQYAYRNGYNLRAVVALIIGILPNIPGFLAAIGVLDKQTVWPGLIALYDYAWFVGFFVSGGVYLLLMAQEQRTSASAPLEALY; this comes from the coding sequence ATGAACACCGCTCTACCCCGCACCGCCCCCGTCGCCGACCCCGGCCTCAGCAGTGAAGATCTGGCCCCAATTGCGCCGGCTGAGCGCCGCTGGGGCACCGGCAACTACGCCGCCCTCTGGATCAGCATGAGCCTGTGCATCCCGACCTACATGCTGGCCAGCTCCCTGATTGAAGGCGGCATGAACTGGTGGCAGGCCCTGCTAACCATCTTTCTGGGCAACACGATTGTATTGGTGCCGATGCTGCTCAACGGCCGGGCGGGCGCCAAGTATGGTATTCCCTTTCCGGTGCTGGCCCGGGCCAGCTTTGGGGTGCGCGGGGCCAACATTCCGGCCCTGCTGCGCGCCCTGATTGCCTGCGGCTGGTTTGGCATTCAAACCTGGATTGGCGGCTACGCCCTCTACCAGATGGGCGTGCTCTGGTTGCCGGGCCTGGCCACACTGCCGGCCGTATTCCCGGCATCCTGGGCCTTGGCCACGGGGCCAGCCATTACCTTCGTGCTGTTCTGGCTGCTGAATATGTACGTGGTGCACCTAGGCGTGGAGAGCATCCGCAAGCTGCTCGTGTTCAAGGCCTTCTTCCTGCCCGTTGCGGCCCTGGCTTTGCTGTGGTGGGCTATTGCGGCCGGCCATGGCCTGGGCCCGATTCTGGCCCAACCCTCGAAATTCACGTCCAGCGCGGCCTTCTGGGCATTCTTTTTCCCTTCCCTCACCGGCATGGTAGGCTTCTGGGCCACGTTGTCGTTGAACATTCCCGACTTCACCCGCTACGCCGTAAGCCAGCGGGCCCAACTGTTGGGGCAAGCTCTGGGCTTGCCTTCGTCGATGACAGTTTTCTCCTTCGTGGGCGTGGTCGTGACTTCGGCTACGTTTGTGATTTACGGCAAGACCATCTGGGACCCGGTGGTGCTGGCCGGCAAATTCGACAGTAAGCTGCTGGTAAGCGTGGCCATGCTGGCCGTGGCGTTGTCGACGCTGGCCACCAACATTGCGGCCAACATCGTGAGTCCCGCCAACGACTTTGCCAACGTGTCGCCGGAGCGGATTTCCTTTAAGACCGGCGGCTATATTACCGGCGTGTTGGGCCTGCTGATTTTTCCCTGGAAGCTGATTGCCGACCCTTCGGGCTACATTTTTACCTGGCTTGTGGGCTATTCCGGCCTGCTCGGGCCCATCGGCGGCATTATGCTGGCCGATTATTACCTGCTGCGCAAAGAGCACCTCGACGTGCCCGAGCTCTACCAGTACCAGGGCCAGTACGCCTACCGCAACGGCTATAACCTGCGGGCTGTGGTGGCCCTCATCATTGGCATCCTGCCCAATATTCCGGGCTTCCTGGCCGCCATCGGCGTACTCGACAAGCAGACGGTTTGGCCGGGCCTGATTGCGCTCTACGACTACGCCTGGTTTGTCGGCTTCTTCGTATCCGGCGGGGTTTATCTGCTGCTCATGGCCCAGGAACAGCGCACATCGGCTTCAGCACCGCTGGAAGCCCTGTATTGA
- a CDS encoding glycosyltransferase family 4 protein, whose protein sequence is MVSLFTPDLLTPQLEKSALQVPLVVLCRSTEWSSAEQQTLALAVALQQAGRRVLLAAAAGSFLLQQARTEHLICVALPTGLRGAQELARLIRRQLVGVLLTTRPADIGLARLLKLWRGRGLQLVHRQLDHDEVAPANPWRRWWQAHSFRAVDAWVASFPRQARQARQDAGLNPRRLWVVPPLFEPSGARDRPGRQSQARHLLRLPAPAPLIGVVAHDTQGPMFALETLYRLREELNLAAELVVIGSPATPAGPAYWAELHELARQLRLHHCVHLRPLHNSAQRTLFYQALDVLLLPSLASVMGGALLEAMASGCPLVSLAEADAPDLLEQDVTGRLFTLHNVAAATTALATALGQPAAGQRMARRAAALVAQRCGAQQQSLQLESVFQYIGRYQALV, encoded by the coding sequence ATGGTTTCTCTTTTTACTCCCGATTTGCTGACGCCCCAACTGGAAAAGTCGGCTCTGCAGGTACCATTGGTCGTGCTGTGCCGGTCTACGGAGTGGAGCTCAGCAGAACAGCAGACGCTGGCGTTGGCCGTGGCCCTGCAGCAGGCGGGGCGGCGCGTGTTACTGGCTGCCGCGGCAGGGTCGTTTCTGCTCCAGCAAGCCCGCACCGAGCACCTGATTTGCGTGGCCCTGCCGACCGGCCTACGGGGCGCACAGGAGCTGGCCCGCCTGATTCGGCGGCAGCTGGTAGGTGTGCTGCTCACCACACGCCCCGCAGATATCGGCCTGGCGCGGCTGCTGAAGCTCTGGCGCGGTCGGGGACTGCAGCTGGTGCACCGGCAGCTCGACCACGACGAGGTGGCCCCGGCCAACCCATGGCGGCGCTGGTGGCAAGCTCACTCTTTCCGGGCCGTCGACGCCTGGGTGGCTTCGTTTCCGCGCCAGGCCCGGCAGGCCCGGCAGGACGCCGGCCTCAACCCGCGCCGGCTGTGGGTGGTACCACCATTGTTTGAGCCCTCCGGGGCAAGGGACAGGCCCGGCCGCCAAAGTCAGGCGCGGCACCTGCTGCGCCTGCCCGCGCCGGCGCCCCTTATCGGTGTAGTAGCCCACGACACTCAGGGGCCCATGTTTGCTCTTGAAACCCTGTACCGGCTGCGCGAAGAGCTAAACCTGGCGGCCGAGCTGGTTGTCATCGGCAGCCCCGCTACACCCGCCGGGCCAGCTTACTGGGCCGAGCTGCACGAACTGGCCCGGCAACTGCGCCTGCACCACTGCGTGCACCTGCGGCCCTTGCACAACTCGGCCCAACGCACGCTGTTTTATCAGGCCCTGGATGTGCTGCTGCTGCCTAGCCTGGCTTCGGTGATGGGCGGGGCGCTGCTTGAGGCTATGGCCTCGGGCTGCCCGCTGGTAAGCCTTGCCGAGGCCGACGCGCCTGATTTGCTGGAGCAGGACGTGACCGGGCGGCTGTTTACCCTTCACAACGTAGCCGCCGCCACCACGGCTCTGGCTACGGCTCTAGGCCAACCCGCGGCCGGGCAGCGCATGGCTCGCCGGGCTGCGGCCCTGGTGGCCCAGCGCTGCGGCGCCCAGCAGCAGAGCCTGCAGCTGGAGTCTGTGTTTCAGTATATCGGCCGATACCAGGCGCTGGTCTAG